In the Doryrhamphus excisus isolate RoL2022-K1 chromosome 2, RoL_Dexc_1.0, whole genome shotgun sequence genome, GTCGGCCCGGAAGGGCAGGCAGAAGAGCACCACTGAGTCGGCCACGGCCAGGTGAGTCAGGTACACGGAGTTGGGCTTCCACTCGTCCATGTGGAAGATAAACATCCACAAAGCCACAAAGTTCCCCATCAGGCCGAAGATGAACTCTACCACCAGGATCGGCGGCAAAACCCTGTCCAGGATGGGAGCCTCGAAGGCGCAACACCGGTCCCAGCGGCTGAGGTTCATGCTGAGCAGATGATGTCTCATGCAAACAAGCTGCTGCATTAGCGGCCACAACATCTGTGCAACGTTATCTATTGGGAAGTCGTATTGACTCAGAGgagcttaaaaaaacaaaccttcaCCATAAAACTGTTATGGCGGCGAGCAGGCTGACTCATGGGGGTTGAGTGCTGAAAAACAAATAACCGGCAGCCAATTAAGTTGGAAAGCAAGCAACAACAGTTCAGTACAGGTGAACCCTGAAAAGAAATCCTTTAATGTGTTGAAGAACAGAGCATAAATGGAGCAAGTGGACACGGTGAGGGTGAAATGTGTTAGTTTGACTCTACTCAGGAGAGGCTTCATGTTACCTTTGGCAAAccagagagcgagagaggctagaaaatttaaaaaaaaaaaaatcaagttgaGCGGCCAGGTGTGCAGCGTTTTATGTACagtcaaaataaaattaggTATAAAATGACGTCATGTGTACATTTGGCCATGTTGTCGCTGTTTCCACGTCACATCCATTCTCAGTAAAAGTGCACATTTGGTCTTTCACTTCTTCACCTCGCCCAGGTCGTCGATGCTGTCGTCATCCACCTGAAGGACACATGGGTCACATGTTACTTTCTCTGCATCAAGTACTTTCGTGTGACTATGGTGGCGACAATGGCATGTCAATCCAGCAAGGCATCTCcaaatattcttaaaaaaaaaacaaacactgacCTCGGGCCACTTCTCTTGAATGACGTCGATGATGTCGTCTGTGAAATCTCCCTGAATGATTATTTCATCCTCGGCCGTGACGGAGGCACCGCAAGAGAACTTCTGCGCAAAGAAGCGCTGAGCCTCCTTGAGGTCGATATCTACAAAAGCCACCAGATGGGAGCgggacatgtttacatttacagtcaCATGCTAAAATAAAAGCAGCATCGTCATTCGGACAAGCGCCGATGCTTACCGAACGTTGCCAGGCCGCACACCCGTGTGACGTATTTCTTCTTGGCTCGCGGGATCTTTGCTATCGTGACTTTCTGAGGCaccgtcttcttcttctgtttgaTCTGACCCCGCCCCCCTTCACAGGAAACATTGCATTAGCATCAACTGTCAGGGAGAGTGGTACAGTGACCTTCCTCCAGCAGAGGATGCTATTTATTCCGGCCCCCACTCACCACTCACTAAACAGGCTACCAATCAAGCTAACATGAATGGCATCACAAatgctgatttttaaaaaagaccTAGACGCTGAGGtcgggccctttgtattgagatgtggactcctatagagcagctacacacaataacctgcacagaaagctttctacatcttccagaatcggcacctattccagctggatttccaaaatgctctgtttatatttattccacccacagcctgcctctgtgattggtcacactcccaagggcTCCGGActacttctggactactgccgaagcccactttctaatttagtgggtataggagttgataattgAAACCTTCGTAGAGCAACTTGAAAAGACTGGTAACATTGGCGTGACTGGTGTGGTGGAGCTGAGGCGAACTGTGATGTGAGGACGCTGCGTCCACCTCCctgcctgaggaggagcactcatttcAGACAGCGGTGCCTCATTTGAGGCACCACTGGAgccatggagctcagaagccaggGGTGTTTGCCAAGTACAGACAATCTGGGCACACATCAGTAGTGGAAATGAGGTCATTAAACCACTGACTGTGGTGAAAAAGgccatataatataaaaaattatataatatatgtaagtGGAGCCAGTGTAACTTTGCAATTATGTTGCAAAGTTAACATATTCACGTACCTCTCTtctgtttcttcttctcttcctcctcACCAACAGGGGGCGCATCTCCAGCGTCGGGATCCTGTTTGGGCGCTTTTGCTGCCGGGCCCGTTGGACGAAAGGACAATGCAAACTATTCAAAACAAGGTTTCTTTATGGGGCCTCCTGATTCATGCCAAACAAACTTGGTGACACTCACCGAGCGTCATCCTGGCAAAGACATCCGGGAAGTTCTTCTCAAGCCATTGCCTACACTTTGCCGGCTCGGGCATGTACTCGCAGTACTGCATGCAAGCAATGGATTACAATGCCGATCAAAGTCCATGCAGTAATGTtccaaaaatacatgaaaagggTCGAACTTACCTCTGTAGGCAGAGAGCACACTAGGGGGAACAACAGGAACttgttaacatcattaattcaTCTGTGGCGACAATCTTgcagattgcagtcctgtgggaaactaTGATCAGTGGTCCCCAACCTTTTAAGCACACAGACCAGCTTGTTTCTATCCAACTTTTTACcaaattcatacattttgttttcGTCGGCAAAGCGCTCCTTCGTAACAAGTACCTTCCCCCGAGCTCACTTGTAACAAACATTCACAGTTGTATGACATCCTCTTCAGCAGTGTACTACATCAATGGTGGCTTACCACCCCACTTGGTCCTGCCAGTCCACTTCTGGAGGACCACAGTTGCGCTCAGTCGCTGGGTCATTTaaataaagagtttggcttttgAACAATTTGCGTTCAAAAAAAGAATCATAAAAAGGAATGGCTCTGCATTATATTTGTCTCATGACGTATCTCCATTCTTGTGTATGTGATGCTTATATAGTGACtggtggttggggacccctgattGCAAAAATATATCGTAGTACATAGAATGATATAATAAATACCTCCACAATAAAGCACTTTCAATGGGTACTTTGAATCAGGGTCGACAGCTGTCTCTTGCTCTGTTCTGCTTTCTGAATCCATCTCAGTAGTAGCCATAACAATTTGTCTGGAAAATACGTAAAACATTCAAAGCATTCAGTTCAAGAATTCCATTGCGTTGTAGTAAACACCCACAgtcaataaaatgaatgaattattgtgttCAAATTGTCATAGAACATATTGGCTGATAGATTTAAATAATCTAATAGAGAATTCAAGTTTATCATTAGCTTTCTTGGTAGCATCAGCAGccagtgaattagcttaaaagctGGCTAACTCATGCGGCTGTGGCACACCGGCTGAAGCTACTAAATGACACGATTTAGAATCTATTTACAAAGAAGAGTTGCTAAAGGTACCGGCATTATCACTAAGATGATGGTTAAACTATCGCCAGAGTGTCATCTTCTTTCATCATGTTAATGTTGAGTCACACAGCTGTCACCGTTAGCATTTCGGCTTAGTGGCCGTTAGCTTAGCATCAAGCTTCAATAACTGAGGAAGAACATGTTTGTTTAAGTAAAGCTACATACCCCACCAATTATTCTTTAAAAATGCTTTCTTCCAGACAGCAATGCAGGCATCATTGACATGGATGTATGCTTCAGAAAGTCATTCTTTGTAGGCTTGTGGATGTTTTATTTAGCGTACTTTGCGCACGCCTCGCAGCTCTTCTTGCTCGTTTGAGTGATTGGAGAAATGTGGCAAAAACAAGTCCTGACTGACATTAACGCCCCCTGGTGCTTTGgagaacaacaacagcaacagaagATTTGCAATGACGCTGTATAAAATGATTTCAGTTTATTGTAAAACACGTTTTTTGGTGGTACACATTTATCAGCTTGTATGttaacattttgtacattaattaatgtatttttttatatatgttttgcagttttacaaaataataccaGTAAAGGGTTGGAGTTAGAAGGGCAGAATAATGTCTGTAACGCCAGAGGGAGACAGAGACGTTCCTAAAGATCCGTGTCAGGAATGCTCACTTTCTGTCTGCGCTCTTTATTTTGGAATGCTGCACTTCTTGCTCGGGTAAGATTCAGTCGCGTGATTGTGGACATGTATAgctgttagcagttagcagccAAACACTACCGTGTGTGTTCGCCAGAGCTTTTTTCTCTATGATTTTTGTTGTCAATTCATTTGTTTCTCTTTAGGAAAGAGATTctcaattagaaaaaaaaatcgataaTTGCAACTGTGTCAGTAATGAGAATCCAGACATTAGTTAGCCTACTAGCAGTAGCGCCTTTGTTTACAtccgcccccccaaaaaacttcaCTAGACTTTTAACATGCTAAAGTAAGATAAGCTAGGCTAAGATAACCCATTGGCGCCAGCGTCTTTTAAATGTACATCATGTGCACAATTATGCTAATTAGACGATTGCATCATCTGCCGACTTCTGGACACCCAAtggctacttttcttactgaaaagttAGCAATAGTGGCACTGGGCTTTTAACAcactaagctaagctaactgaCCACTGCTTTGTTTTAGCTAGCGGCGGAGGTCAATTCAAGCAAATCCCCTTCAGCTTTGTagcaataaaataatttcataatgaACCTATGAGTACAGTGTTTGGTACTTTGTGTGTTGGTAGCTACATTAGACTATGTGAGCTTTAGCTGCGCAAGTTAGCTTGATATCCCAATCAATAATATCCAGTATAAtagtaatgtcatttttttcagcgtGGAGAATTTTTGCCTGACTTTTTACTCCAGCAGTTGTCCGATGAGCCTCAGTGGGGCTTCCCCCATCGGACCCGGCCCCCATTTTGGAGAACCAGGGGATCAGGATCCCAGACTGCCAGAAATGCCAGATGCCCCACCCCTGCCATCACCACAACCTGAGAACATCTCCACAggtgtgttttcatgtgcaaaATCTTCCTCCTCCTGTATGTGTAGTTTGGCTGTATCCCAGCTTCAGGGCGGGGAAAACCCCACCCAAGGTTTGAAGCAGGGGAGAGGGAGAGCGGGGTGGGGGTTGTGGGGGTCCTGACACTGGCTGAGCTACCCTTTTGGGTGTAATCATCACATTTTAACGTCCTCTTTACTCAAGCAAGTGTGGAGCACCTTTAAAGCACCTCTGCGTTTCCCGTAGccccacaaatacatttggaccgccagcGGAACATTTAGCATAATATCATGGGAGCGGGCTGCAGAGATTGTATTTTCAAAGAGCAGAATACATGTGTGTGAGGTGTCAAACCAGTTTTGCAGGCTTGGTTTGTGTTTCCTTGTTCAGTCGTACCAGTTTGACTGCCTTCACATTCGCCATCTTCAACCCTTTCTTggctttttttcattcatttcttctGTTGCGCTTGATTGTGAAGGCTGAATATGTTCAATATGCTCAATATGTTTCAAAGCTGAGGATCGTGAATTTTTATGCTCTGAAGGCCGCATGACTTGACTGGAAAAAAGGGCTTCTTCCGTGTAGGaccagtgagtgtgtgtgtctgtgtgtatctgtgtgtgtgcaactcATTTCAGGCAGCAAGATGAGTAAAACCAAGAACAAGACCGAGAACAAGACGGAAAAAGCTTTAGCGGCTGAGAAGGAGCAATTTGGGAAACAACAGGTAAGcagttttattttcttattctaGCACctaaactgggataggctccagcataccagcgaccctattggcatagaaaatagatggatgtcaTGTTTGGTGACATCACTGACATATACAGCCAATTAATTGATGAAACAGCACTTTTTGGGCTTAAATTcacttaaatataaatgtatggGCCGCACGGTTgaacagtggttagcatgttggccacacaaaagacctgggttcgatttttcaccggtttcctccctcattccaaaaacacgctaggttaattggcgactccaaattgtccatatatgtgagtgtggatggttgtttgtctatatgtgccctgtgattggctggcgaccagtcagctgggataggctccagcacacccccaccatgctagtgaggataagcggcatagaaaatggatggatggatgtcatgtTTGGTCGCATCATTGACATATACAGCCAATTAATTGATGAAACAGCACTTTTTGGGCTTAAATTcacttaaatataaatgtatgggccgcacggtggacgagtggttagtatgttggccacacagaacacctgggttcgattcttcaCCGGTTTCCTCTCtcattccaataacatgctaggttaattggcaactccaaattgtccatatatgtgagtgtggatggttgtttgtctatatgtgccctgtgattggctggcgaccagtcagctgggataggctccagcacacccccaccactctagtgaggataagcggcatagaaaatggatggatgaatgtatggCCACATCATAGACTGACAATTGACTGGTCAAattcagggctgcatggcggtcgagtggttcgcgcacaggcctcacagcgaggagacccgagttcaattccaccttcggccatctctgtgtggagtttgcatgttatccccgtgcatgcgtgggttttctccgggtactccggttttctcccacattccaaaaacatcctaggtaaattggtgactccaaattgtccataggtatgactgtgagtgtgaatggttgtttgtctatgtatgccctgtgattggctggccaccagtccagggtgtaccccgcctcttgcccaagacaactgggataggcacTCATCATGGtcatttgactttgtttttttcagctgCAGAACATCAGCAAGTCTCTCACCTCAGCTGAAACGCCCCCCAAGTCCAAATACGTGCGCAGTATCCTTTTCCTTTTCTGGGGTGTGAGAGGCGGCGCGGTGCTCCAAGTATCCTTGACAGCCGTGATAAAGATATCCTCCTGGGGACGCACAAGGAGGGCGGGGCCGCCACCTTCTGGTCATACACCCTCAACCTGCCTCTGTCCAGCAACGCCATCGTCAGCTGGAAGTTCTGCTACGTGCTGCACAAGGTCCTCAGGGATGGCCATCGCAATGTAAGCGTCCCCACGCGATGTTCCCACTCTGGTGTTGTCCTCCCTAAACTTTGCTGTGTCCACCGCAGTCAGTCCGAGACTCACACAGACACTGCCGCAACGTCAAGGATATGGGGGCGCTGTGGGTGAGTATCATCACCAAACCTTCTTCCTGTGTACGTTCTTCTCACACACAAGAGAGGACAGTGCTTTGCATCTTCTTCTTTTGGGGAAAAACAATATCATTCCTCATCATGTCACTCACTTAGCATGTGTcgctaggcagaattcatgcAACACTATCATttcaacctttaaaaaaaaaactttcaagcTCACCATGGAGATTTAGAGGAAACTTTTGCAGAGTGGACAGGGAGAGTCGGCAGGAAAAGTTGAGCAGAAAAACACGGGAACACAGTGAACAAGACACACCTTCCTTTATTTCCTGTATTATTGCAATTGAATCAATACTATTACTGCGAGTAAGGCTTTATTTTCATCCAAGTGTGTGACTATAGGAGTGCtacgtcatgtctagagggctctaattgtctTAAAGTGtacttagaaggttgtaaacaggttatttttttctactatattgggtaataggattgtaaatgtgactgtaggggtgttatttaatgtctagaaggctctaataatgttaaaaagtggatttagaaggttgtaaacgggttttctttcatattgtatctactacattgggtaataggagtctaaaggtgactgtaggggtgttatttaatgtctagaaggctctaataatgtttaaaagtggatttagaaggttataagcaggttttctttcatattgtatccactatattgggtaataggagtctaaaggtgattgtaggggtgttatttcatgtctagagggctctaatcatgtaagACAGCGTATATGGAAGGTggatggtcaggtctggaagcaattaaactgtcaaatttatttaaaaaaaatgataaaagaaTATGACCCTGTAGAGTGCAGAATACAATAGAAATGTGGGACGTCACCAACACAGAATAGAAGGCAAAGGAGTCAATAAG is a window encoding:
- the denr gene encoding density-regulated protein, whose translation is MATTEMDSESRTEQETAVDPDSKYPLKVLYCGVCSLPTEYCEYMPEPAKCRQWLEKNFPDVFARMTLGPAAKAPKQDPDAGDAPPVGEEEEKKKQKRGGRGQIKQKKKTVPQKVTIAKIPRAKKKYVTRVCGLATFDIDLKEAQRFFAQKFSCGASVTAEDEIIIQGDFTDDIIDVIQEKWPEVDDDSIDDLGEVKK